From Amyelois transitella isolate CPQ chromosome 4, ilAmyTran1.1, whole genome shotgun sequence, one genomic window encodes:
- the LOC106138630 gene encoding E3 ubiquitin-protein ligase RNF13 isoform X2, whose protein sequence is MKPEYAIKVFYIYGMQHFIAEEFLDMPASFGGEIPVDGLRGLVVPVEPADGCGNITRPPLEDNFTGRWIALIAR, encoded by the exons ATGAAGCCGGAATACGCGATCAAAGTATTCTACATATACGGCATGCAACACTTT ATAGCGGAGGAATTCCTCGACATGCCGGCGTCTTTCGGCGGCGAGATTCCCGTCGACGGCTTGCGCGGTCTCGTGGTACCGGTGGAGCCAGCTGACGGCTGCGGCAACATCACGCGGCCGCCGCTCGAGGACAACTTCACCGGCCGGTGGATCGCGCTCATAGCGAGGTGA
- the LOC106138630 gene encoding E3 ubiquitin-protein ligase RNF13 isoform X1 — MWTDVAGMLALLTAVAGNIIVFTQETPHVIAEEFLDMPASFGGEIPVDGLRGLVVPVEPADGCGNITRPPLEDNFTGRWIALIAR; from the exons ATGTGGACCGATGTAGCGGGCATGCTGGCCCTGCTGACCGCCGTCGCTGGGAACATCATCGTGTTCACCCAAGAGACACCGCATGTG ATAGCGGAGGAATTCCTCGACATGCCGGCGTCTTTCGGCGGCGAGATTCCCGTCGACGGCTTGCGCGGTCTCGTGGTACCGGTGGAGCCAGCTGACGGCTGCGGCAACATCACGCGGCCGCCGCTCGAGGACAACTTCACCGGCCGGTGGATCGCGCTCATAGCGAGGTGA
- the LOC106137297 gene encoding solute carrier family 22 member 3-like isoform X2 — protein MEAKEELNKKDHQDDDVLETVLQHVGEMGRYQKWLFLAMLPFGVIFAFVYFVQMFIAATPQRHWCRVPELQHLDVVTRRNLSVPPSRAGDPFEWERCKTFDANWSQVLLTMQPPDPGTPSTPCLNGWEFELGDIPYQTVVSERGWVCEFASAGPTAQAIFFVGSFVGGLLFGWLADNFGRVPALVGTNLVGFVGGIASVFTTGLWDFALARFLVGMSYDSCFMMMYILVLEYVGPRHRTWVANMSIALFFGSGCLVLPWLAVWIADWRNLLIVTSAPMLCAIAVPFLVPESARWLSSRGRINQAVEVVRRFERVNGTKVPQDVIDEFVVASRQTRETNESLLSVFRSPPLRNAMIFMVMVYMSCALIFDGLVRMSEGLGLDFFITFTLTSATEIPSVTLLAMLLDRWGRRMLTCGPMLTAGILTLIAAFVPKGIPQVTLAIMARFCINMSYNAAIQWSTELLPTGVRASGSSLVHVSGYVATVMSPYIVYSQLIWSSLPLLILGVTAFVAAVFGMLLPETKGRPMPQTIDDGERLVRQYSLCGYKNPDKEETEMWQKNGNDKALIT, from the exons ATG GAGGCGAAAGAAGAACTGAACAAAAAAGACCACCAGGATGACGACGTCCTGGAGACAGTTCTCCAGCATGTTGGCGAGATGGGACGGTACCAGAAGTGGCTGTTCCTGGCCATGCTCCCGTTCGGAGTGATCTTCGCGTTCGTGTACTTTGTCCAGATGTTCATTGCTGCTACACCGCAACGACACTGGTGCAGGGTTCCGGAGCTACAGCATTTGGATGTGGTAACAAG ACGGAATCTTAGCGTGCCGCCGTCTCGCGCCGGCGACCCATTCGAATGGGAGCGTTGCAAAACGTTCGACGCGAACTGGAGCCAAGTCCTGCTGACGATGCAGCCCCCTGATCCCGGCACCCCCTCCACTCCATGCCTCAACGGCTGGGAGTTTGAACTGGGAGATATTCCGTACCAGACCGTCGTCAGTGAG CGCGGTTGGGTATGCGAGTTCGCCAGCGCCGGGCCCACAGCCCAGGCTATCTTCTTCGTGGGTTCCTTCGTGGGCGGCCTGCTGTTCGGTTGGCTAGCCGACAACTTCGGACGGGTGCCCGCCCTGGTTG GTACGAACCTGGTGGGTTTTGTGGGCGGAATCGCGAGCGTCTTCACAACCGGACTGTGGGACTTCGCCCTGGCCAGATTTCTGGTCGGCATGTCATATGACAGTTGTTTTATGATGATGTATATATTAG TTCTGGAGTACGTGGGCCCTCGCCACCGTACTTGGGTGGCCAACATGTCCATAGCCCTGTTCTTCGGGTCGGGATGCCTGGTGCTGCCTTGGCTGGCCGTGTGGATAGCTGACTGGAGGAATCTCCTGATAGTCACGTCAGCGCCAATGCTGTGTGCAATAGCTGTGCCCTTTCTAGTTCCTGAGAGTGCGAG GTGGCTGTCTTCCCGGGGCCGCATCAATCAGGCCGTGGAAGTGGTGAGGCGCTTCGAAAGAGTCAACGGGACTAAAGTGCCTCAGGATGTAATCGACGAATTTGTT GTAGCGTCTCGTCAAACGCGGGAAACCAACGAATCTCTCCTCTCAGTGTTCCGAAGTCCCCCGCTCCGGAATGCCATGATTTTCATGGTAATGGTCTACATGTCCTGTGCCCTGATCTTCGACGGGCTGGTGAGGATGTCGGAGGGACTGGGGCTGGACTTCTTCATCACGTTTACACTGACTTCAGCAACGGAGATACCCTCGGTGACTCTCCTCGCTATGCTTTTAGATAG GTGGGGCCGTAGAATGTTGACCTGTGGCCCTATGTTGACTGCTGGGATTCTTACATTAATTGCTGCATTTGTCCCCAAAG GCATCCCCCAAGTGACACTAGCCATAATGGCCCGCTTCTGCATCAACATGTCGTACAACGCCGCCATACAGTGGAGCACGGAGCTGCTGCCGACCGGCGTGCGCGCATCGGGCTCCTCGCTCGTGCACGTCAGCGGATACGTGGCGACTGTCATGTCGCCGTACATCGTATACTct CAACTCATATGGAGCTCCCTTCCATTGCTAATCCTGGGTGTGACAGCGTTTGTGGCCGCCGTGTTCGGGATGTTATTGCCGGAGACAAAGGGCCGGCCGATGCCGCAGACCATTGACGATGGAGAGAGGCTAGTTCGACAATACTCACTCTGTGG TTACAAGAACCCTGACAAAGAAGAAACTGAAATGTGGCAGAAGAACGGCAACGACAAAGCGCTTATCACGTAG
- the LOC106137297 gene encoding solute carrier family 22 member 3-like isoform X1 codes for MIGTKNEFCHQEAKEELNKKDHQDDDVLETVLQHVGEMGRYQKWLFLAMLPFGVIFAFVYFVQMFIAATPQRHWCRVPELQHLDVVTRRNLSVPPSRAGDPFEWERCKTFDANWSQVLLTMQPPDPGTPSTPCLNGWEFELGDIPYQTVVSERGWVCEFASAGPTAQAIFFVGSFVGGLLFGWLADNFGRVPALVGTNLVGFVGGIASVFTTGLWDFALARFLVGMSYDSCFMMMYILVLEYVGPRHRTWVANMSIALFFGSGCLVLPWLAVWIADWRNLLIVTSAPMLCAIAVPFLVPESARWLSSRGRINQAVEVVRRFERVNGTKVPQDVIDEFVVASRQTRETNESLLSVFRSPPLRNAMIFMVMVYMSCALIFDGLVRMSEGLGLDFFITFTLTSATEIPSVTLLAMLLDRWGRRMLTCGPMLTAGILTLIAAFVPKGIPQVTLAIMARFCINMSYNAAIQWSTELLPTGVRASGSSLVHVSGYVATVMSPYIVYSQLIWSSLPLLILGVTAFVAAVFGMLLPETKGRPMPQTIDDGERLVRQYSLCGYKNPDKEETEMWQKNGNDKALIT; via the exons aTGATCGGGACTAAGAACGAGTTCTGCCATCAG GAGGCGAAAGAAGAACTGAACAAAAAAGACCACCAGGATGACGACGTCCTGGAGACAGTTCTCCAGCATGTTGGCGAGATGGGACGGTACCAGAAGTGGCTGTTCCTGGCCATGCTCCCGTTCGGAGTGATCTTCGCGTTCGTGTACTTTGTCCAGATGTTCATTGCTGCTACACCGCAACGACACTGGTGCAGGGTTCCGGAGCTACAGCATTTGGATGTGGTAACAAG ACGGAATCTTAGCGTGCCGCCGTCTCGCGCCGGCGACCCATTCGAATGGGAGCGTTGCAAAACGTTCGACGCGAACTGGAGCCAAGTCCTGCTGACGATGCAGCCCCCTGATCCCGGCACCCCCTCCACTCCATGCCTCAACGGCTGGGAGTTTGAACTGGGAGATATTCCGTACCAGACCGTCGTCAGTGAG CGCGGTTGGGTATGCGAGTTCGCCAGCGCCGGGCCCACAGCCCAGGCTATCTTCTTCGTGGGTTCCTTCGTGGGCGGCCTGCTGTTCGGTTGGCTAGCCGACAACTTCGGACGGGTGCCCGCCCTGGTTG GTACGAACCTGGTGGGTTTTGTGGGCGGAATCGCGAGCGTCTTCACAACCGGACTGTGGGACTTCGCCCTGGCCAGATTTCTGGTCGGCATGTCATATGACAGTTGTTTTATGATGATGTATATATTAG TTCTGGAGTACGTGGGCCCTCGCCACCGTACTTGGGTGGCCAACATGTCCATAGCCCTGTTCTTCGGGTCGGGATGCCTGGTGCTGCCTTGGCTGGCCGTGTGGATAGCTGACTGGAGGAATCTCCTGATAGTCACGTCAGCGCCAATGCTGTGTGCAATAGCTGTGCCCTTTCTAGTTCCTGAGAGTGCGAG GTGGCTGTCTTCCCGGGGCCGCATCAATCAGGCCGTGGAAGTGGTGAGGCGCTTCGAAAGAGTCAACGGGACTAAAGTGCCTCAGGATGTAATCGACGAATTTGTT GTAGCGTCTCGTCAAACGCGGGAAACCAACGAATCTCTCCTCTCAGTGTTCCGAAGTCCCCCGCTCCGGAATGCCATGATTTTCATGGTAATGGTCTACATGTCCTGTGCCCTGATCTTCGACGGGCTGGTGAGGATGTCGGAGGGACTGGGGCTGGACTTCTTCATCACGTTTACACTGACTTCAGCAACGGAGATACCCTCGGTGACTCTCCTCGCTATGCTTTTAGATAG GTGGGGCCGTAGAATGTTGACCTGTGGCCCTATGTTGACTGCTGGGATTCTTACATTAATTGCTGCATTTGTCCCCAAAG GCATCCCCCAAGTGACACTAGCCATAATGGCCCGCTTCTGCATCAACATGTCGTACAACGCCGCCATACAGTGGAGCACGGAGCTGCTGCCGACCGGCGTGCGCGCATCGGGCTCCTCGCTCGTGCACGTCAGCGGATACGTGGCGACTGTCATGTCGCCGTACATCGTATACTct CAACTCATATGGAGCTCCCTTCCATTGCTAATCCTGGGTGTGACAGCGTTTGTGGCCGCCGTGTTCGGGATGTTATTGCCGGAGACAAAGGGCCGGCCGATGCCGCAGACCATTGACGATGGAGAGAGGCTAGTTCGACAATACTCACTCTGTGG TTACAAGAACCCTGACAAAGAAGAAACTGAAATGTGGCAGAAGAACGGCAACGACAAAGCGCTTATCACGTAG
- the LOC106137306 gene encoding beta-alanine transporter isoform X2, which translates to MERIILHMGEMGTYQRWLVVLMLPFGAAMAFNYCIQIFIAATPKEHWCRVPELENLTVELRRNLSIPFTDEPPGWDRCRMFAANYTEVLATLTRPANDTHLIPCRNGWEFLFNDIPYSTIINEREWVCERATNAPLAQSAYFAGSLVGVIIFGFLGDAYGRLPAFVGANIIGFIGSMATLFTVGEWDYALARFIAGLANDTCYVMIYIIVLEFIGSRHRSWVSNVAMGSSCAGAQILIPLLALWFKNWRTLLIVTSLPSLLALAMPWIVPESVRWLSTRGKINRALKILKRFERINKTKIPEDVLNEFIIKSNKTLESDQSLKAVLQSSKLRKCLIVLICVGIIAYISIDTIIRLSENIGYSLFVTFAASSFAELPALGFVAFTLDRFGRRPFIVATLAFTSVCAFTCSFMARDGFQAFFAVSVRFFVNMSLSVVFQLGPEILPTPARSSGNSLIHLTMLLGAVVSPYVVHSGTVWSSLPLVIVGAITVVGTLLSLLLPETTGRSIPQTLADGERLVAENMLCGRIEPDDEDLPRPNQKCLPETSAF; encoded by the exons ATGGAAAGAATTATCCTTCACATGGGCGAGATGGGCACCTACCAGCGTTGGCTGGTGGTGCTCATGCTGCCTTTCGGAGCAGCCATGGCCTTCAATTACTGCATACAGATCTTCATAGCGGCCACACCGAAGGAGCATTGGTGTAGAGTACCAGAACTAGAAAATCTCACTGTAGAATTAAG acgaAATCTGTCTATCCCTTTCACGGACGAGCCGCCAGGATGGGACCGCTGTCGGATGTTCGCCGCGAACTACACTGAAGTGCTGGCCACCCTCACTCGCCCCGCCAACGACACGCACCTCATACCCTGCAGGAACGGATGGGAGTTCCTTTTCAACGATATCCCTTACTCGACTATTATCAatgaa CGTGAATGGGTATGCGAGCGCGCGACGAATGCGCCGCTTGCGCAGTCCGCCTACTTCGCCGGGTCTCTGGTGGGCGTGATAATCTTTGGATTTCTTGGAGATGCTTATGGCAGGCTACCAGCTTTTGTTG GAGCCAATATAATTGGATTCATAGGCAGCATGGCGACGCTGTTCACCGTTGGTGAATGGGACTATGCTCTGGCTCGATTTATCGCAGGTCTCGCCAACGACACCTGTTACGTCATGATATATATTATAG TTTTGGAGTTCATTGGCTCTCGGCACCGTTCTTGGGTTTCGAACGTAGCCATGGGGTCATCCTGCGCGGGCGCACAGATTTTGATTCCATTGCTGGCTCTGTGGTTCAAGAACTGGAGGACGCTCCTCATCGTCACCTCATTGCCGTCGCTGTTGGCGCTCGCGATGCCCTGGATCGTTCCAGAGAGCGTCCG aTGGCTTTCTACAAGaggaaaaataaacagagctctcaaaatcttgaaaagatttgAAAGAATTAACAAAACCAAAATACCTGAAGATGTACTCAATGAATTTATT ataaaatcaaacaaaacacTCGAATCTGACCAATCCTTGAAAGCAGTTCTGCAAAGTTCCAAACTGCGGAAGTGCCTGATAGTCCTCATATGCGTGGGCATCATCGCTTACATCAGCATAGACACCATCATTCGACTTTCTGAGAACATCGGCTATAGTTTATTCGTTACTTTTGCCGCCTCATCGTTCGCAGAGTTACCAGCTTTGGGATTTGTTGCATTTACTTTGGACag GTTCGGCCGTCGTCCATTCATTGTAGCTACACTGGCCTTTACTAGCGTATGTGCTTTTACATGCTCATTCATGGCTCGAG atgGTTTTCAAGCGTTTTTCGCAGTGTCAGTGAGGTTTTTCGTGAACATGTCTTTGAGCGTGGTCTTTCAACTGGGCCCCGAAATCCTGCCGACGCCAGCTCGGTCCAGCGGCAACTCTCTTATTCATCTCACTATGCTGTTGGGTGCCGTAGTCTCTCCCTACGTCGTGCATTCg GGCACAGTTTGGAGTTCCCTGCCGCTAGTTATTGTTGGAGCAATAACTGTAGTAGGAACATTACTGTCACTACTTTTGCCTGAGACCACAGGTCGGTCCATACCTCAGACATTAGCTGACGGGGAACGACTCGTCGCGGAGAATATGCTGTGCGG GCGAATTGAGCCCGACGATGAAGACTTGCCTCGCCCAAACCAAAAATGTTTACCTGAAACTTCTGCGTTTTGA
- the LOC106137306 gene encoding beta-alanine transporter isoform X1: MTDEVICVEVRQGTSTNSEKQDGDVMERIILHMGEMGTYQRWLVVLMLPFGAAMAFNYCIQIFIAATPKEHWCRVPELENLTVELRRNLSIPFTDEPPGWDRCRMFAANYTEVLATLTRPANDTHLIPCRNGWEFLFNDIPYSTIINEREWVCERATNAPLAQSAYFAGSLVGVIIFGFLGDAYGRLPAFVGANIIGFIGSMATLFTVGEWDYALARFIAGLANDTCYVMIYIIVLEFIGSRHRSWVSNVAMGSSCAGAQILIPLLALWFKNWRTLLIVTSLPSLLALAMPWIVPESVRWLSTRGKINRALKILKRFERINKTKIPEDVLNEFIIKSNKTLESDQSLKAVLQSSKLRKCLIVLICVGIIAYISIDTIIRLSENIGYSLFVTFAASSFAELPALGFVAFTLDRFGRRPFIVATLAFTSVCAFTCSFMARDGFQAFFAVSVRFFVNMSLSVVFQLGPEILPTPARSSGNSLIHLTMLLGAVVSPYVVHSGTVWSSLPLVIVGAITVVGTLLSLLLPETTGRSIPQTLADGERLVAENMLCGRIEPDDEDLPRPNQKCLPETSAF; this comes from the exons atgacagACGAAGTGATTTGCGTTGAAGTTCGT CAGGGAACAAGCACCAACTCAGAAAAACAAGATGGCGATGTCATGGAAAGAATTATCCTTCACATGGGCGAGATGGGCACCTACCAGCGTTGGCTGGTGGTGCTCATGCTGCCTTTCGGAGCAGCCATGGCCTTCAATTACTGCATACAGATCTTCATAGCGGCCACACCGAAGGAGCATTGGTGTAGAGTACCAGAACTAGAAAATCTCACTGTAGAATTAAG acgaAATCTGTCTATCCCTTTCACGGACGAGCCGCCAGGATGGGACCGCTGTCGGATGTTCGCCGCGAACTACACTGAAGTGCTGGCCACCCTCACTCGCCCCGCCAACGACACGCACCTCATACCCTGCAGGAACGGATGGGAGTTCCTTTTCAACGATATCCCTTACTCGACTATTATCAatgaa CGTGAATGGGTATGCGAGCGCGCGACGAATGCGCCGCTTGCGCAGTCCGCCTACTTCGCCGGGTCTCTGGTGGGCGTGATAATCTTTGGATTTCTTGGAGATGCTTATGGCAGGCTACCAGCTTTTGTTG GAGCCAATATAATTGGATTCATAGGCAGCATGGCGACGCTGTTCACCGTTGGTGAATGGGACTATGCTCTGGCTCGATTTATCGCAGGTCTCGCCAACGACACCTGTTACGTCATGATATATATTATAG TTTTGGAGTTCATTGGCTCTCGGCACCGTTCTTGGGTTTCGAACGTAGCCATGGGGTCATCCTGCGCGGGCGCACAGATTTTGATTCCATTGCTGGCTCTGTGGTTCAAGAACTGGAGGACGCTCCTCATCGTCACCTCATTGCCGTCGCTGTTGGCGCTCGCGATGCCCTGGATCGTTCCAGAGAGCGTCCG aTGGCTTTCTACAAGaggaaaaataaacagagctctcaaaatcttgaaaagatttgAAAGAATTAACAAAACCAAAATACCTGAAGATGTACTCAATGAATTTATT ataaaatcaaacaaaacacTCGAATCTGACCAATCCTTGAAAGCAGTTCTGCAAAGTTCCAAACTGCGGAAGTGCCTGATAGTCCTCATATGCGTGGGCATCATCGCTTACATCAGCATAGACACCATCATTCGACTTTCTGAGAACATCGGCTATAGTTTATTCGTTACTTTTGCCGCCTCATCGTTCGCAGAGTTACCAGCTTTGGGATTTGTTGCATTTACTTTGGACag GTTCGGCCGTCGTCCATTCATTGTAGCTACACTGGCCTTTACTAGCGTATGTGCTTTTACATGCTCATTCATGGCTCGAG atgGTTTTCAAGCGTTTTTCGCAGTGTCAGTGAGGTTTTTCGTGAACATGTCTTTGAGCGTGGTCTTTCAACTGGGCCCCGAAATCCTGCCGACGCCAGCTCGGTCCAGCGGCAACTCTCTTATTCATCTCACTATGCTGTTGGGTGCCGTAGTCTCTCCCTACGTCGTGCATTCg GGCACAGTTTGGAGTTCCCTGCCGCTAGTTATTGTTGGAGCAATAACTGTAGTAGGAACATTACTGTCACTACTTTTGCCTGAGACCACAGGTCGGTCCATACCTCAGACATTAGCTGACGGGGAACGACTCGTCGCGGAGAATATGCTGTGCGG GCGAATTGAGCCCGACGATGAAGACTTGCCTCGCCCAAACCAAAAATGTTTACCTGAAACTTCTGCGTTTTGA